A section of the bacterium genome encodes:
- a CDS encoding T9SS type A sorting domain-containing protein, whose translation MRYTFIRLFFILCASVPLCLFASSWQIQTIDNSLDDVGLYSSIACDSLGRAHISYTNLTTGGLKYTYFNGSTWTTNNVGTTGSSGYYTSIDLDSNNCPHISHYNATYQRLLHTKGVGTASSIVDFPQLGKFSSLKIDREQYPNISYYDEKNKALKYAFWTGSEWATETVDYALNKDRGRFSSLFLVEDSLPCMTYYDATDGDLRFAFWNPTNWGFRTIDTTGDVGQYSSLTGKDYILHIAYYDATNTDLKYAINPDGTWTLRTIDSIGDVGKFCSIAIDGSNTVWISYYDATNKDLKVAYGSGTSWTTETIDSTDDVGMYSSIAIYNNIPQISYYDATQGNLKYATLGTATPPNPPSNLQATAVSSSTINLAWSDNSTNELWFIMERGTTDTSLFNIGTTTYATYTDTSLSSNTTYYYRVYAYNFYGTSSYSNIASATTFDLAPIAPSNLQATATGSSTIDLSWNDNSSNELWFIIERGSTITAFVSIGTTTQSTYTDTGLSASTTYYYRVCSYNLTGGQSTYSNTASATTFDLPPSSPSSLTAIPVSNSRIDLSWSDNSNNELGFAIERGSTITAFSFITTTTASIYSDTNLSPSTRYYYRVAAFNEIGTSSYSNVASAITGSTTLYLSPSFLVIGSGSIGTVNLMVDNVSNLIGVSVYLSFNPDVLSVSTITQGSFPSGASLLSLSFNNASGTLIYSSALFSGSATGFGTIASIAFCGTSGTSAISFEVSTNPSIEKTNLIDNSGGNIPFNVINGSASVTIPGDADGSGQVNLLDFYILRSEFGQSGPNLASDFNHDGSVDLLDFYILRENFGSTRGIASILNNSNVALSIEQDGDNFNVNIEDVSGLIGGSIYLSYKESLECVGIEKGQFIEDAAILQSLYGNGSITFSFGFLQGEIQGNGTLLVVKFKEKNPNLAILPQTRLMDRNGKWIPYRLSLEENLATVKIEPSDSSVFIEGTKTIGIFIETSELMGANIEILYPDDKLEPLSIEKGNFSDLFLSSTLTGKIIIISAKLGSSTQGLITLANLTFKALKEGTASLLFSLVDLRDSNNTKIAAESFSGTITIRKYLVGDLNRNEKIDFDDLMLITTNWKKNKLEYDIGPASGIPPDLISNPDGIIDFEDLMVFCLMWNWRNKLGVGSQESQVGGCIWIERENGEFVVKYSGFSNIMGGNITFSFEGEISVKTEPYIISLPSIEGGRMALAFASLPLLPPSGTIVRIRADSLKIEDIDIRDNENKKVNVQIQEGIKPLSLNNVICYPNPAKNVDNVKFEYLPSNTKIRLYNIAGECVFEKENFDNDPTLNLNNIASGLYIYVLSHGKDKKIGKLGVVK comes from the coding sequence ATGCGTTATACATTCATTAGATTATTTTTTATTCTTTGTGCCTCTGTGCCTCTGTGCCTTTTTGCCTCTTCCTGGCAGATACAAACCATAGATAATTCTTTAGATGATGTTGGCCTGTATTCGTCCATTGCCTGTGATTCTTTGGGAAGAGCACATATCTCATACACAAACCTTACCACAGGAGGGCTAAAATATACATATTTTAATGGTTCCACCTGGACTACAAATAATGTAGGAACAACAGGCTCATCTGGATATTATACATCCATTGACTTAGACAGCAACAATTGTCCTCACATAAGCCATTACAATGCAACATATCAAAGGCTTTTACATACAAAAGGAGTTGGCACAGCAAGCTCAATTGTTGATTTTCCGCAGCTTGGAAAATTTAGCTCCTTAAAGATAGATAGAGAACAATACCCAAATATAAGCTACTATGACGAGAAGAACAAGGCATTAAAATATGCATTTTGGACAGGTTCAGAATGGGCAACAGAAACCGTAGATTATGCTCTAAATAAAGACAGGGGAAGGTTTTCATCCCTTTTTCTTGTAGAGGATAGCCTTCCCTGTATGACATACTACGATGCCACGGATGGCGATTTAAGGTTTGCCTTTTGGAATCCAACAAATTGGGGCTTTAGAACCATTGATACAACAGGCGATGTTGGTCAATATTCCTCCCTTACTGGGAAGGATTACATTCTGCATATTGCCTATTATGATGCAACAAATACAGACCTTAAATATGCAATAAACCCTGATGGAACCTGGACATTAAGAACCATAGATTCAATTGGCGATGTTGGAAAATTCTGTTCAATCGCTATAGATGGCTCAAACACGGTATGGATTTCCTATTATGATGCCACGAACAAAGACTTAAAAGTTGCCTATGGAAGTGGCACGAGCTGGACAACCGAGACAATTGATTCTACTGATGATGTTGGAATGTATAGCTCTATTGCAATTTATAACAACATTCCCCAGATAAGCTATTATGATGCCACACAGGGCAATCTTAAGTATGCAACCTTAGGGACAGCTACCCCTCCAAATCCACCATCAAATCTACAAGCTACGGCTGTTTCATCTTCTACAATAAACCTTGCCTGGTCTGATAATTCCACAAACGAGCTTTGGTTTATTATGGAAAGGGGGACAACAGATACAAGCCTTTTCAATATCGGAACAACCACCTATGCAACCTACACAGATACAAGCCTTTCAAGCAATACAACATATTATTACCGGGTTTATGCCTATAATTTCTATGGAACATCAAGCTATTCAAACATTGCATCTGCTACAACATTTGATCTTGCTCCTATTGCACCATCTAATCTACAAGCAACCGCAACCGGTTCATCAACCATTGACCTTTCCTGGAATGACAACTCAAGCAATGAGCTTTGGTTTATCATTGAAAGGGGCTCTACCATTACAGCCTTTGTTTCTATTGGGACGACAACACAAAGCACATACACAGATACCGGGCTTTCTGCAAGCACAACATATTATTATAGGGTTTGTAGCTATAACCTTACCGGTGGACAATCAACCTATTCAAACACAGCATCTGCCACAACATTTGATCTTCCACCAAGTTCTCCTTCAAGCCTTACAGCAATCCCTGTATCAAACTCAAGGATAGACCTTTCCTGGTCTGATAACTCAAATAATGAGCTTGGGTTTGCTATAGAAAGGGGCTCTACCATTACAGCCTTTTCTTTTATCACAACAACCACAGCCTCTATCTATTCAGATACAAATCTTTCTCCCAGCACAAGATACTATTATCGGGTAGCAGCTTTTAATGAGATAGGAACATCAAGCTATTCAAATGTTGCTTCTGCTATAACAGGCTCAACCACGCTTTACCTTTCTCCATCCTTTCTTGTCATTGGCTCTGGCTCTATAGGAACCGTTAATCTAATGGTAGACAATGTCTCTAATCTGATTGGTGTATCCGTTTATCTTTCATTTAACCCAGATGTCCTCTCTGTTTCAACCATAACCCAGGGAAGCTTTCCATCGGGTGCAAGCCTTTTATCCTTATCATTTAACAATGCCTCAGGAACCCTTATCTACTCATCTGCTTTATTCTCTGGCTCGGCAACGGGTTTTGGAACAATAGCATCCATTGCGTTTTGTGGAACATCTGGAACATCTGCAATTTCCTTTGAAGTATCAACCAATCCTAGTATAGAAAAGACAAACCTTATAGACAATTCGGGAGGTAACATCCCATTTAATGTTATAAATGGCTCTGCATCAGTAACAATCCCAGGTGATGCAGATGGAAGTGGTCAGGTAAATTTGCTTGATTTCTATATTTTAAGAAGCGAATTTGGACAATCAGGGCCAAACCTTGCCTCTGACTTTAACCATGATGGAAGCGTAGACCTACTTGATTTTTATATCTTAAGAGAGAATTTTGGAAGCACAAGGGGTATTGCAAGCATTCTAAATAATAGCAATGTAGCCCTCTCTATTGAGCAGGATGGAGATAATTTTAATGTAAATATAGAAGATGTATCTGGCTTGATCGGAGGCTCAATTTACCTTTCTTATAAGGAAAGCCTTGAATGTGTTGGAATAGAGAAGGGGCAATTCATTGAGGATGCAGCAATTCTTCAAAGCCTCTATGGTAATGGAAGCATAACATTTTCCTTTGGATTTCTACAAGGAGAAATACAAGGAAATGGAACATTGCTTGTGGTAAAATTTAAAGAGAAAAATCCAAATCTTGCCATATTACCTCAAACAAGGCTTATGGATAGGAATGGAAAATGGATTCCATATAGGCTTTCTTTAGAGGAAAACCTTGCCACAGTAAAAATAGAGCCAAGTGATTCCTCTGTATTCATAGAGGGAACGAAGACAATAGGAATTTTCATAGAAACCTCTGAGCTTATGGGAGCAAACATTGAGATTTTATATCCAGACGATAAATTAGAGCCTTTAAGTATTGAAAAGGGAAATTTTTCCGATCTATTTTTAAGCTCAACCCTCACCGGAAAGATTATAATTATTTCTGCAAAGCTTGGAAGCTCAACACAGGGCTTAATTACATTGGCAAACCTAACATTTAAAGCCCTTAAGGAGGGAACAGCAAGTTTATTATTCTCTTTAGTAGACTTACGAGACTCAAATAACACAAAAATTGCCGCAGAGAGCTTTTCGGGAACAATAACAATAAGAAAATATCTTGTAGGAGACCTAAATAGAAATGAAAAAATAGATTTTGATGACCTTATGTTAATTACAACAAATTGGAAGAAAAATAAGCTAGAGTATGACATTGGTCCAGCATCTGGAATTCCACCCGACCTTATTTCAAACCCAGATGGTATAATTGATTTTGAAGATTTAATGGTGTTCTGCCTGATGTGGAATTGGAGGAATAAGTTAGGAGTCGGGAGTCAGGAGTCGCAAGTTGGGGGTTGTATCTGGATTGAAAGAGAAAATGGGGAGTTTGTGGTAAAGTATTCTGGTTTTTCCAATATAATGGGTGGAAATATTACATTTTCCTTTGAAGGAGAAATATCTGTAAAAACAGAGCCTTATATTATATCCCTTCCCTCTATAGAGGGAGGAAGAATGGCTCTTGCCTTCGCCTCTCTTCCCCTTCTTCCTCCCTCTGGCACTATTGTAAGGATAAGGGCAGATAGCTTAAAGATTGAGGATATAGATATAAGGGATAATGAGAACAAGAAGGTTAATGTTCAAATTCAGGAGGGGATAAAGCCATTAAGCCTAAATAATGTTATTTGCTATCCAAACCCAGCAAAGAATGTTGACAATGTTAAATTTGAATATCTTCCTTCAAACACAAAGATAAGGCTTTACAACATCGCAGGCGAATGTGTATTTGAAAAAGAAAATTTTGATAATGACCCAACCTTAAACCTTAATAACATTGCCTCTGGTCTCTACATCTATGTTCTATCCCATGGCAAAGATAAGAAAATAGGAAAGCTCGGCGTGGTAAAATAA
- the nusA gene encoding transcription termination factor NusA, with translation MEKGIGETLSMVSKSRGISKDALLQAIQEALVAAYRKRLGVKNVKVIFNPDVGSVRVFVVKEVVECVNNPKEQISLESAKKIKEDINLGDVVELEEFDASSTRISAQIAKQVISQRIREAERGSVFQEFKREEGEILTGFIRKISDNTVFVDLGKAEAILPAKEQIRKEKYRIGERIKVYVIGVEQGLKHPQVILSRTHPGILKKLFEADIPELQDGSIKIEKIVREPGVRSKVVVSSVDKNISPIGAFVGVNASRISNILKEFKGEKIDIIPYSDNINEFIQLSISPAKAKEVMADEKKKEAVIIVDKDQLSLAIGRDGQNIRLAAKLCGFKLDVRTREQYEEEKSKLNKG, from the coding sequence ATGGAGAAAGGGATAGGAGAAACATTGTCTATGGTTTCTAAATCTAGGGGCATATCAAAAGATGCCCTTTTACAAGCCATACAAGAGGCATTGGTAGCAGCCTATAGAAAACGGCTTGGTGTAAAGAATGTTAAGGTTATCTTTAATCCAGATGTAGGGAGTGTAAGGGTATTTGTTGTAAAGGAGGTTGTAGAATGTGTTAATAATCCAAAGGAGCAAATAAGCCTAGAAAGCGCAAAAAAAATTAAGGAGGATATTAATCTAGGCGATGTGGTTGAGCTCGAGGAATTTGATGCCTCCTCAACGAGAATCTCTGCCCAGATAGCAAAGCAGGTTATTAGCCAAAGGATAAGGGAGGCAGAAAGGGGTTCTGTGTTCCAGGAATTTAAAAGGGAGGAGGGTGAGATTCTAACAGGATTTATCCGTAAGATTTCAGACAATACGGTTTTTGTTGATCTTGGTAAAGCAGAGGCTATTCTTCCAGCCAAAGAGCAGATAAGAAAAGAAAAATATAGAATCGGAGAGAGGATAAAGGTCTATGTGATTGGTGTAGAACAGGGTCTAAAGCATCCACAGGTAATCCTTTCAAGAACACATCCTGGGATTCTAAAAAAGCTATTTGAGGCTGATATCCCTGAACTACAAGATGGTTCTATTAAGATAGAGAAGATAGTAAGAGAGCCAGGGGTTCGTTCAAAGGTTGTTGTTTCATCCGTTGACAAAAATATTTCTCCCATAGGAGCATTTGTTGGCGTAAATGCAAGTAGGATTTCTAATATCCTAAAGGAATTTAAGGGAGAAAAGATAGATATTATTCCATATTCAGACAACATAAATGAATTTATCCAGCTAAGCATCTCTCCTGCAAAGGCAAAAGAGGTTATGGCTGATGAGAAGAAAAAGGAGGCAGTTATAATTGTTGATAAGGATCAATTATCCCTTGCCATTGGAAGGGATGGTCAGAATATTAGGCTTGCCGCAAAGCTTTGTGGTTTTAAGCTTGATGTAAGGACAAGAGAGCAATACGAGGAGGAAAAATCTAAGCTGAACAAGGGCTAG
- a CDS encoding MOSC domain-containing protein — protein MGYVVSVNISKNKGEKKMPVFSPWKVIKDFGFFEDGHSGSWHRQVSLLAIEEIEKARGLGANVSCGDFAENITTSGICLSSLEIGTKLKIGNDIILEVSQIGKACHTKCAIYYEVGSCIMPKKGIFAKVLEGGEIKQGDRIEVCD, from the coding sequence ATGGGCTATGTTGTTTCAGTAAATATAAGCAAAAACAAGGGAGAAAAGAAGATGCCAGTTTTTTCTCCCTGGAAGGTAATCAAAGATTTTGGCTTTTTTGAGGATGGCCATTCTGGTTCCTGGCATCGTCAGGTAAGCTTATTGGCTATTGAGGAAATAGAGAAGGCAAGAGGGTTAGGAGCCAATGTCTCTTGTGGAGATTTTGCTGAAAATATTACAACCTCTGGGATTTGCCTTTCTTCTTTAGAAATAGGGACAAAGCTTAAGATAGGAAATGATATAATCCTTGAGGTATCCCAAATAGGAAAAGCCTGTCATACAAAATGTGCCATTTATTATGAAGTGGGAAGCTGCATTATGCCAAAAAAGGGGATATTTGCTAAAGTTTTAGAAGGGGGAGAAATTAAGCAGGGCGATAGGATTGAGGTATGTGATTAG
- the murG gene encoding undecaprenyldiphospho-muramoylpentapeptide beta-N-acetylglucosaminyltransferase yields the protein MRIAIACGGTGGHIYPGIAIAKELKEPFFITGKKGISCEIIKKSGFKVYVIPISFWKRRLFSLNTLGVTFSNLFCIIASFFILLKERPKAIIGMGGYPSFPPILASLFLGIKRIIHEQNAKMGLANRLLSKIATKVALSFENTEFAPKNAIFTGCPIRKEIGKIGREEGLSFFGLKDKKTILVMGGSQGSTKINEAFLEVTPNLLEFNIIWLTGKKDYSRIKSALRTPHSAIKIFPFLFEMEYAYAGADVVIGRAGAVSIAEIKRCGIPAILIPYPFSADQHQSKNAEALKDAIVIKEENLSKDSLLDAIFKVRNREKSPFKLQSTERFLKLLYG from the coding sequence ATGAGAATAGCTATTGCTTGTGGTGGGACAGGGGGGCATATCTATCCAGGAATAGCTATAGCAAAGGAATTAAAAGAGCCTTTCTTTATCACAGGGAAAAAGGGCATATCTTGCGAAATAATCAAAAAATCTGGCTTTAAGGTTTATGTCATTCCCATATCATTTTGGAAAAGGAGGCTATTTTCATTAAATACGCTAGGTGTTACATTTTCTAATCTCTTCTGCATAATTGCCTCTTTTTTTATTCTCCTTAAGGAAAGACCAAAGGCGATTATCGGAATGGGAGGATATCCATCATTTCCACCTATTTTAGCAAGCCTTTTTCTTGGAATCAAAAGGATAATTCATGAGCAGAATGCAAAGATGGGGCTGGCAAATAGGCTTCTTTCAAAGATTGCAACAAAGGTTGCACTATCTTTTGAAAATACAGAATTTGCCCCTAAGAATGCAATATTTACCGGATGCCCAATAAGGAAAGAGATAGGAAAAATAGGAAGGGAGGAGGGGCTTTCATTCTTTGGCTTGAAGGATAAAAAGACAATCCTTGTAATGGGTGGCTCGCAAGGCTCCACTAAGATAAATGAGGCATTCCTTGAGGTTACTCCAAATCTTTTAGAATTCAATATAATCTGGCTAACCGGGAAAAAGGATTACTCAAGGATAAAATCCGCACTCCGCACTCCGCATTCCGCAATTAAAATATTTCCCTTTCTATTCGAGATGGAATATGCCTATGCAGGGGCTGATGTAGTCATAGGAAGGGCGGGTGCTGTATCTATTGCTGAGATAAAAAGGTGTGGAATCCCAGCCATTCTTATCCCATATCCTTTTTCTGCTGACCAACACCAATCAAAGAATGCAGAAGCCTTAAAGGATGCCATTGTTATCAAAGAGGAAAATCTTTCAAAAGATAGCCTTTTGGATGCCATTTTTAAAGTAAGGAATAGAGAAAAATCTCCCTTTAAGCTTCAAAGCACAGAAAGGTTTTTGAAATTGCTATACGGTTAA
- the hisC gene encoding histidinol-phosphate transaminase → MNLNILNISPYNAEREDLPIKLDIMENPYDLPFKIRKKIKNAIGKISFNRYPSPSALALREELKAYTGVLKDMILVGNGSDEMILYILLAFGGLKKKVIFPSPTFPMYEIIGNITGCETIGIPLKPDFELDYKRIIKRGKKNSIIFIAYPNNPTGNCFSREDIERIIKETESIVVIDEAYFEFSEKTFVDILNQYDRLAIIRTFSKGFGLAGIRCGYILANPQFINCLKLVKPPYNLNTLSQEIALICLKERDTIKVFIEKIIKEREWLYLKLSKIRGIIAYKSCANFILFKTENPKKSYSFLLKKGILIKKIGNCLRVSIGKHKENKAFISAIEASLTV, encoded by the coding sequence ATGAACCTTAATATTTTGAATATCTCTCCCTATAATGCAGAGAGGGAGGATTTACCAATAAAGCTTGATATTATGGAGAATCCTTATGACCTTCCATTTAAGATAAGGAAGAAAATAAAAAATGCAATAGGCAAAATAAGCTTTAATCGATACCCATCCCCTTCTGCTTTAGCTTTAAGAGAGGAATTAAAGGCATATACAGGGGTTTTAAAAGATATGATTCTTGTTGGCAATGGCTCTGATGAAATGATTTTATATATCCTCCTTGCATTCGGTGGTTTAAAAAAAAAGGTAATCTTTCCCTCTCCAACATTTCCCATGTATGAAATAATAGGAAATATAACGGGCTGTGAAACAATAGGAATTCCATTAAAGCCTGACTTTGAGCTTGATTATAAAAGGATAATAAAGAGAGGAAAGAAAAATAGCATAATCTTTATTGCCTATCCAAACAACCCAACGGGAAATTGCTTTAGCCGTGAGGATATTGAGAGAATTATAAAGGAAACAGAATCCATTGTTGTTATAGATGAGGCATATTTTGAATTTTCAGAGAAAACATTCGTTGATATTTTAAACCAATACGATAGGCTTGCTATTATTAGAACATTCTCAAAGGGCTTTGGCCTTGCTGGAATAAGGTGTGGGTATATCCTGGCAAATCCACAATTTATAAATTGCCTTAAATTGGTAAAGCCTCCCTATAACCTCAATACCCTCTCCCAAGAAATAGCTTTGATTTGCCTTAAAGAAAGGGATACAATCAAAGTATTTATAGAAAAAATAATCAAAGAGAGGGAATGGTTATATCTTAAGCTTTCAAAAATTAGGGGAATAATTGCCTATAAATCCTGTGCAAATTTCATTTTATTCAAAACAGAAAATCCGAAAAAGTCCTATTCTTTTCTTCTTAAAAAAGGGATTTTGATAAAGAAAATAGGCAATTGTCTTCGGGTCTCCATTGGAAAACACAAGGAAAATAAGGCATTTATAAGCGCGATAGAGGCAAGTTTAACCGTATAG
- a CDS encoding DUF374 domain-containing protein encodes MRLTEIAFADKILPIGAEAIIQGISRSLKLKVMGKEMVKDLDRRILYAFFHGRQFLLVWYMRKRNIALLSSLSRDGEIQAKILKRFGYEIVRGSSAKGGAEGIIGLKNKVLQGFDIGLAVDGPKGPCYSVSDGVIFLAKKLNLYIVPLTSSSYPSYTFKNAWDKYQMPYPWSKAIILFGKPYKVEGEIEEEKESLKERLILLTEEAERMI; translated from the coding sequence ATGAGACTTACGGAAATAGCATTTGCTGATAAAATCTTACCCATAGGTGCAGAAGCTATTATTCAAGGAATAAGCAGAAGCCTTAAATTAAAGGTAATGGGGAAAGAAATGGTAAAGGATTTAGACAGGAGGATTCTATATGCCTTTTTCCATGGAAGGCAATTTCTCCTTGTCTGGTATATGAGAAAGAGAAATATTGCCCTCCTTTCAAGCCTTTCAAGGGATGGTGAAATCCAGGCAAAAATTCTTAAAAGATTTGGCTATGAGATTGTCCGTGGTTCCTCAGCAAAGGGTGGTGCAGAAGGGATAATTGGGCTTAAAAATAAGGTTTTGCAAGGATTTGATATTGGCTTGGCGGTTGATGGACCAAAGGGCCCTTGCTATTCTGTAAGCGATGGTGTAATCTTCCTTGCAAAGAAGCTTAATCTTTACATTGTTCCCCTTACATCTTCTAGCTATCCATCATATACATTTAAGAATGCCTGGGATAAATACCAGATGCCTTATCCCTGGAGCAAGGCTATAATTCTCTTTGGAAAGCCATATAAGGTGGAGGGAGAAATAGAAGAAGAGAAAGAGAGCCTTAAGGAAAGGTTAATTTTGCTTACAGAAGAAGCAGAAAGAATGATATAA